The Cystobacter fuscus DSM 2262 genomic sequence GAACACGGTTGCTCAGCCCTCCGCGATGCCGTCCGCGACGAATTCGTGGACCCTCGCCATTCCCTCGGCGAACTTGCTGTACGCCGGTTTGCACCCGGGGTTGAGCGCCGCCAGCCACTCGGGCAGCTCCGCTCCCAGGTGCTTCACCTCCACCACCACGCGTCCGTCCATCGCGAGCGGCGCTCCCAGCCGCTCCGCGCTCAACGACGTCTGGCCGAGCGCAAGTTGTGTCGTCACCCGGTGAAAGCCAATCTCCCTGTCCACCGTCACACGCCAGGACTGGGAGAACTGGTACACGTGGCGCTGGTAGGTCACCGCGAGCACCGGCATCAGGCTGCCTCCGGCGATGAGCGGCAGCAGGCCCGCCCCGCCGCGCATCACCTGCCCGAAGCGCGCGCGTGGCACCCACACCCGGCGCTTCTGGGTGACGCCGTTGCGCTCGCGCTTGACCTCGAGCACCACGCGCTCCTCGCCCGAGGCCCCCAGGTCCGGCGCGT encodes the following:
- a CDS encoding VTC domain-containing protein; the protein is MIQFAEGEVTKLRREFKLILHREDAPALCARLSGMLDAPPPEPTRITSVYFDKPGYPLTLRSLHTPMDCLKVRTKEYAPDLGASGEERVVLEVKRERNGVTQKRRVWVPRARFGQVMRGGAGLLPLIAGGSLMPVLAVTYQRHVYQFSQSWRVTVDREIGFHRVTTQLALGQTSLSAERLGAPLAMDGRVVVEVKHLGAELPEWLAALNPGCKPAYSKFAEGMARVHEFVADGIAEG